The Microcoleus sp. FACHB-68 genome contains the following window.
TTTCATCAAAACCGGCACACTCCCAAAACTCATGTCGGCGGCAAAAGATTACTTGATCACCGAATAAGAGACGCAATCCTTTAACAAATAGATGCGGTTTAAAAAGTAGCGGCGCGTAGTAAGTTTTGATATAATTATGTAAAGAAATTCCCCATCTCGTTGTTTGAGTGCCGGCCATCAGCGCAATAAATCCCCCAGCAACAACTTTTTCATCCGCTAAAGTTTGCTGGATCACTGCGATTAAATCATCTGGAATCCAAGTATCTGCGTGTAAGAAACAAAGGATATCGCCGGTGGCAACTTTTGCGCCTTGATTCATTTGAATGGATCGTCCCCGCCGATCACATATTTCAACCGGCACTCCAGCAGCTTTAGCAATTTCGACTGTTTTATCTTCACTGCCACCATCCACCACAATCACTTCCCAAGCGGCAGGATCGAGTGCCTGAAGGCAACGCAAGGTGCGTCCCAGGCTGGTTGCTTCATTTAGGGTAGGAATGATGATAGAAACGCGAGACATTATAAAATGTTTTATTAATTATATTGTTTGCACAGTTATGCAAGATTTCTACTGGGTGGAGGATGCCTTTTCTTGAGATATCGCCGGCTCAGAATTAATTGGCTTTAACCCAAACATAAATCGCGCGAGATTAATTCGCTTGACGAATAGATCGTACAGGATAATGGTTCCTAAAAGCGACGCTGTGCTGATTATCCAAAATTTCTCCATTATGCCGGTATTCCATTGCACGACATAAAAGCCAATTGCCACAACAACCGTTTGATGAAGAATATAAAACGGGTAACAAGCAGCACTTGCATATTGCAGCAAACGATTGTTGAAATTTAAATAGCGTTGAGCTAAACCGAGCAGAGCAATTACCCAACACCAAGAATTAAATCCGCGAAATAGTTGATAACCGACATATTCCCATGAGTAACCCTGTTCGGGAACGGTATCAGTTCCCCATAAAAACAAAAGCACTGTCATGCCGGCAACTGCAAGAATGACAGACACGTTTAAGTTTTTATCAATCGCTTGCTTGAATCTCGAATCGGAACAGAGGAGATAGCCATAAATAAAATAAAGAAGATATAAACAAAAATTTGCCCAATCATCATAGAGATTTTGTAAACCGGGCCATCTGGGACGTAAAGCGCCTTCAATAATGGCCAGGGGAATTGCTAATAAAAAGATTGCTCCTGGCTTTTCTAAAAAATTGGCAATCTTTGGAATTACAGCCTGAGTTTCTTTCTTTTTCAAATGAAGGAATAGGGGCAGTGCAATTAAAGAAAAAACTAATAGATAAATTAAAAACCAAAGATGCGCCCATTCAAAATTTCCTTGGGGACGAATGCCATTAAAAAATTGAGGATAAAACTGCAAGTAAGAGGCTTGATAGTCAGGGTTGCTTAAAAGCCGGTAATAGACTTGAGGGGGAACAATGACTAAAGTTCCAAATAAGAATGGGATGAAAAGTCGTTTCAAGCGTTCTTTAATATATTCGCTGCCGGTGCGAAACGAAAGTGCGAACCAAGTGGATGATCCCGACACTAAGAAAAAAAGCGGCATATGCCATTGGTGAACAAATGTGATAAATAACTGCATTGCCGGACTTGCTACGTCATTTTTTACATAAAATTCCCCAAGATTGCCACGATAAAAAATTGCAGCGGTATGAAAATAAATTAGAAGTAAAACTGCTAGTACCCTAAGCCAATCAAGCTCATAACGTCTTTCAGGCTTACTCGTAACTTCTGTAGTGCGATCCGCTGAGTTCATGGATAGTAGTTCTCCTGATTGGCGGAAATAACAAGTCTTAATAAAGATTAGATGGGCGAAGTGAAACGGAGGGTTCGCTATCGCTTTATTCATCGTACAAATAACGACTATCGAAGTCCCCCTTCTCAAGGGGGATTTAGGGAGATATTCAGTAATCAATAGCAGCGCGACACCGGCATTCAACTAATTTCCCCCAAAAGGCATCGTAGGGATGTACTAATTGTGCCGGCAACCCTTCTTTAAAAATTGGCCGGTTTTCATTTGCCCATTTAAAGATGCTCCCTTCCAAATTATAAACGTGATGAAATCCAGCTTCTTGAAGCTTTTGAACAACACCGGCACTGCGATACCCAACTGAACAATAAACAACAACCGGCTGATCAAAAGCAATTTCTTCAAATGCCGCACAATCAGGAACCTTTGGATCAATCCGCTGCGCTGCTTTTAGATGACTCACCGTATACTCCGCCTCAGTTCGAGCATCGAGTAAAATCGGCTTTAACTGTGCAGGATCTTCTAGCCACTGCGCCAATTCTTTTGTGGAAATCCACTGGATATCGGGAAATTTCATTGTGATCAGGCGCTTGAGGAGTTGAAAGACAAGCGCACGTCCAACAAAAAACATTTTATAGATTATTTTGATAATTATCAGCTTAATTGTAACCATTTTCTAATGTAAATCAGATATGAGATTTTTTTATTTCAGGAGACAGTAACCGCTAGTAAGCGTGTTTTTTGGGCAAAATTGAAAATTCGTTAAAGTAAAGAAATGTAAAGTTTCTGCATGAATGGATCATGACCACCACACCCCGCGTCAGAGCACCTGAACTTCCCCAGAATTACCCCTGGCTGAACACAGATCGCCCTCTATCCCTGCAACAGCTAAAAGGGCGAGTTGTGATTCTTGACTTTTGGACGTATTGCTGCATTAACTGCGTGCACGTGCTGCCAACGTTGAAATATTTGGAGCAAAAATACAAAGATTCCCTGACAGTCATCGGTGTTCACTCTGCCAAATTTGAAAACGAGAAGGAAGTCGAGAACATTCGTCAAGCGATTCTGCGTTATGACATCGAGCATCCGGTACTCGTTGATAGCGGATTTAGAGTTTGGCAAAGCTATGCTGTCCGCGCTTGGCCCACTTTGATGGTGATTGATCCACAAGGTTACGTCATCGGTTACGTTGCCGGCGAAGGCAACCGAGATGCGTTAGATGAACTGATTGGCAAATTAATCCAGCAACACAAGGATGCCGGCACGATCAATTTTCAGGAACTCAGCCTCAGTTTGGAGAAGCAGCGCAAACCGTTGGTGACGCCTTTGGCTTTCCCCGGAAAGGTTCTGGCGAGTCAGGATTGCCTATTTATTGCAGATTCTGGTCATCACCGGCTCGTTATTAGCACCTTGGATGGCAAAGTTTTGCACATCATCGGCACCGGCACTCCCGGATTAACCGATGGTTCCTTCACCGAAGCACAGTTTTTTGCACCGCAAGGCATGGCGCTGGATGCGGAAAATCAAATTCTCTATGTTGCGGATACGGAAAATCATGCGCTGCGGCAAATTGACTTGCAGAATCAAACTGTTGCAACGATTGCCGGCACTGGCGAACAAAGCCACAACATTCATCCGCACAGTGGTGCCGGTTTGCAAACTGCTTTAAATTCTCCGTGGGATTTGCAACGGGTGGAAAATCACCTATTTATTGCAATGGCCGGCCCTCATCAAATTTGGGAAATGCAACTAGACACCGGCATGATCGGCACCTATGCCGGCACCGGCAGAGAATTTTGCATTGATGGTGATTTAACAGAATCTGCCTTTGCACAACCCAGCGGCATTACCACCGACGGGGAAGAACTTTTCGTTGCAGACAGCGAAATCAGTTCAATTCGCGCCGTTGGCTTGGGAGAAAATGCCAAAGTGCGAACCGTTTGCGGCAGCGGCGAACTCTTCGGTTTCGGCGACAAAGATGCTCAAGGCTTGGATGTGCGGTTGCAGCATTGCTTGGGGGTGGAATATGCCGGCGGTTTCCTTTGGGTGGCAGATAGTTACAA
Protein-coding sequences here:
- a CDS encoding TIGR04283 family arsenosugar biosynthesis glycosyltransferase, which gives rise to MSRVSIIIPTLNEATSLGRTLRCLQALDPAAWEVIVVDGGSEDKTVEIAKAAGVPVEICDRRGRSIQMNQGAKVATGDILCFLHADTWIPDDLIAVIQQTLADEKVVAGGFIALMAGTQTTRWGISLHNYIKTYYAPLLFKPHLFVKGLRLLFGDQVIFCRRHEFWECAGFDENLPIMEDGDLCLKLVQKGKIRLVNRIVQTSDRRVAKWGSLKATRIYLYIGFLWGFGASATYLKQFYEDIR
- a CDS encoding acyltransferase family protein, whose protein sequence is MNSADRTTEVTSKPERRYELDWLRVLAVLLLIYFHTAAIFYRGNLGEFYVKNDVASPAMQLFITFVHQWHMPLFFLVSGSSTWFALSFRTGSEYIKERLKRLFIPFLFGTLVIVPPQVYYRLLSNPDYQASYLQFYPQFFNGIRPQGNFEWAHLWFLIYLLVFSLIALPLFLHLKKKETQAVIPKIANFLEKPGAIFLLAIPLAIIEGALRPRWPGLQNLYDDWANFCLYLLYFIYGYLLCSDSRFKQAIDKNLNVSVILAVAGMTVLLFLWGTDTVPEQGYSWEYVGYQLFRGFNSWCWVIALLGLAQRYLNFNNRLLQYASAACYPFYILHQTVVVAIGFYVVQWNTGIMEKFWIISTASLLGTIILYDLFVKRINLARFMFGLKPINSEPAISQEKASSTQ
- a CDS encoding rhodanese-like domain-containing protein, producing the protein MFFVGRALVFQLLKRLITMKFPDIQWISTKELAQWLEDPAQLKPILLDARTEAEYTVSHLKAAQRIDPKVPDCAAFEEIAFDQPVVVYCSVGYRSAGVVQKLQEAGFHHVYNLEGSIFKWANENRPIFKEGLPAQLVHPYDAFWGKLVECRCRAAIDY
- a CDS encoding thioredoxin-like domain-containing protein — translated: MTTTPRVRAPELPQNYPWLNTDRPLSLQQLKGRVVILDFWTYCCINCVHVLPTLKYLEQKYKDSLTVIGVHSAKFENEKEVENIRQAILRYDIEHPVLVDSGFRVWQSYAVRAWPTLMVIDPQGYVIGYVAGEGNRDALDELIGKLIQQHKDAGTINFQELSLSLEKQRKPLVTPLAFPGKVLASQDCLFIADSGHHRLVISTLDGKVLHIIGTGTPGLTDGSFTEAQFFAPQGMALDAENQILYVADTENHALRQIDLQNQTVATIAGTGEQSHNIHPHSGAGLQTALNSPWDLQRVENHLFIAMAGPHQIWEMQLDTGMIGTYAGTGREFCIDGDLTESAFAQPSGITTDGEELFVADSEISSIRAVGLGENAKVRTVCGSGELFGFGDKDAQGLDVRLQHCLGVEYAGGFLWVADSYNHKIKRVDAKTGICLSVLGDGVAGLQDGVGEETRFSEPAGLSVLGSYLYIADTNNHAIRRVELDTLRVKTLEFPGVCAPDVCVPV